In a single window of the Campylobacter hyointestinalis subsp. lawsonii genome:
- a CDS encoding putative transporter encodes MFSSFFKSKKWAFWAYGGLGLIIVSLVFQTHLNVAINNWYKDFYDILQNVKEHSVDEFWAGILQFLYIAMPYVIISTITSFFASHWVFRWREAMTFAYVDVWKKCEKDIEGSSQRMQEDVYRFAKITESLGLQILRAIMTLIAFIPVLWGLSKGIDMPIIKEIPGSLVWIALVVSVGGLIISWFVGIKLPKLEYNIQKSEAAFRKELVYAEDDKINYANSQTIFELFTGLRYNFYRLFLHYGYFNVWLISFSQFMVIVPYVIMGPGLFTGIITLGILVQVSNAFDQVRSSFSVFIDNWTTITELRSIHKRLDEFEINIKFKG; translated from the coding sequence ATGTTTTCATCATTTTTCAAAAGTAAAAAATGGGCTTTTTGGGCTTATGGCGGACTTGGTCTTATCATAGTATCTTTAGTATTTCAAACTCATTTAAATGTAGCGATAAACAACTGGTATAAAGATTTCTACGATATTTTGCAAAATGTAAAAGAACATAGCGTTGATGAGTTTTGGGCTGGAATTTTGCAGTTTTTATATATAGCAATGCCTTATGTGATTATATCTACCATAACAAGCTTCTTTGCTAGCCACTGGGTGTTTCGCTGGAGAGAGGCGATGACTTTTGCCTATGTAGATGTTTGGAAAAAATGCGAAAAGGATATCGAAGGCTCAAGCCAACGTATGCAAGAAGACGTTTATCGATTTGCAAAGATCACTGAAAGTTTGGGGCTTCAAATTTTAAGAGCCATAATGACGCTTATCGCATTTATACCGGTTTTATGGGGGCTTAGCAAGGGTATAGATATGCCTATCATCAAAGAAATACCAGGATCACTTGTATGGATAGCCTTAGTTGTTAGCGTCGGCGGACTGATAATTTCATGGTTTGTCGGCATAAAACTACCAAAACTCGAATACAACATACAAAAAAGTGAAGCTGCATTTAGAAAAGAGCTTGTGTATGCTGAAGATGATAAGATAAACTATGCAAACTCACAGACAATCTTTGAGCTTTTTACTGGACTTAGGTATAATTTCTATAGGCTGTTTTTGCATTATGGATATTTTAACGTTTGGCTTATATCGTTCTCGCAATTTATGGTAATAGTCCCTTATGTGATAATGGGACCTGGGCTATTTACTGGCATCATTACGCTTGGTATCTTAGTACAAGTCAGTAATGCCTTTGATCAAGTAAGAAGTAGTTTTAGTGTGTTTATAGACAACTGGACTACTATAACAGAACTTAGAAGCATACATAAACGTCTAGATGAGTTTGAAATAAACATTAAATTTAAAGGATAG
- the moaC gene encoding cyclic pyranopterin monophosphate synthase MoaC: MLTHLNEQNLPKMVDVGNKNITRRIALASGNIKMSRDAYNAIKENTGKKGPVLQTAVVAAVMAAKKTSELIPMTHPLPITSVNINVISLEELPGFKLEAEVITDGKTGVEMEALTSVSVGLLTIYDMIKAIDKSMMISEIVLERKSGGKSGDYRRADA, encoded by the coding sequence ATGCTGACACACTTAAATGAACAAAATTTACCAAAAATGGTTGATGTAGGAAATAAAAATATAACAAGAAGAATAGCACTTGCAAGCGGTAATATCAAAATGTCTAGAGACGCTTATAATGCTATCAAAGAAAATACCGGTAAAAAAGGTCCAGTTCTACAAACCGCTGTAGTAGCTGCTGTCATGGCTGCTAAAAAAACAAGCGAACTCATACCTATGACGCATCCTCTTCCTATAACTTCGGTAAATATAAATGTTATCAGTCTTGAAGAGCTTCCGGGGTTTAAGCTAGAAGCTGAGGTCATAACAGACGGCAAAACAGGAGTAGAAATGGAAGCGCTAACTAGCGTAAGCGTAGGTCTGCTTACGATATATGATATGATAAAAGCCATAGATAAATCAATGATGATAAGCGAAATAGTCTTAGAAAGAAAAAGTGGCGGGAAAAGTGGAGATTACAGGAGAGCAGATGCCTAG
- a CDS encoding HP0495 family protein — translation MPSVCDFDKKPDIKYPVFWEYKIILDKNDDEKELVKNLIGTKEHTLNFSKNSGNGKFKSFNLAVLVYSDEERLELFSLLKRYAKFVL, via the coding sequence ATGCCTAGTGTTTGTGATTTTGATAAAAAACCTGATATCAAATACCCTGTTTTTTGGGAGTATAAGATCATTTTAGATAAGAATGACGACGAAAAAGAGCTTGTAAAAAATTTGATCGGCACTAAAGAACATACATTAAATTTCTCAAAAAATTCAGGGAATGGTAAATTTAAAAGCTTTAATTTGGCGGTGCTAGTTTATAGCGATGAAGAGCGTTTGGAGCTTTTTAGTCTTCTAAAAAGATATGCTAAATTTGTATTGTGA
- a CDS encoding hemolysin family protein, translating into MVILAAVFIFLNGFFVLSEFSIVKVRKSRLEELVKDKVPNAKLAYKMSNSLDTYLSATQLGITLSSLALGWVGEPAVANLIETPLKTYFGIDGIAVHTIAFIIAFTLITLLHVVLGELVPKSVAIAKAEKSVLFIAKPLYIFWVIFFPVIRTFDFIASLSLKTIGIKPAKDSELAHSEEEIKIIVGESLKGGVLDSMESEIIKNAVDFSDTVAKEIMTPRKDMVCLNKQKSFEENMKAIEDSKYTRFPYIDGSKDIVLGMIHIRDILQNNLRNIDTNLDNIVRKFIIVPENSSISKILVMMNKDRISAALVVDEYGGTAGLLTMEDIIEEIVGDINDEHDDKDQNYKKIADDTYEFNGRFEIESVEEIMGICFDEETEQLTIGGYVFNLFERLPIVGDKIDDENCIYEVTKMDGASIGAVKVTLLNSNDNEEEFN; encoded by the coding sequence ATGGTTATTTTAGCTGCTGTTTTTATATTTTTAAACGGCTTTTTTGTTTTATCTGAATTCTCGATCGTTAAAGTTAGAAAATCAAGACTTGAGGAGCTTGTAAAAGATAAAGTTCCAAATGCAAAACTTGCTTACAAAATGTCAAATTCACTCGATACTTATCTTAGCGCAACACAACTTGGAATAACTCTTAGCTCTCTTGCACTTGGTTGGGTAGGCGAGCCAGCAGTTGCAAATCTCATAGAAACACCTCTTAAAACTTATTTTGGTATAGATGGCATTGCCGTCCATACTATAGCATTTATCATAGCTTTTACTCTTATCACACTTTTGCACGTCGTACTTGGAGAGCTTGTGCCAAAATCAGTAGCCATAGCAAAAGCAGAAAAATCAGTTTTATTTATCGCTAAACCACTTTATATATTTTGGGTGATATTTTTTCCTGTTATTAGGACATTTGACTTCATTGCTAGTTTATCTCTTAAAACTATAGGTATAAAACCTGCAAAAGATAGCGAGCTTGCCCACTCTGAAGAAGAGATTAAAATCATAGTCGGTGAGAGCTTAAAGGGCGGTGTGCTAGATAGCATGGAAAGTGAAATCATAAAAAATGCCGTTGATTTTAGTGATACAGTGGCTAAAGAGATCATGACTCCACGCAAAGATATGGTATGCCTAAATAAGCAAAAAAGCTTTGAAGAAAATATGAAAGCCATAGAAGATAGTAAATATACACGTTTTCCATATATAGATGGAAGCAAAGATATAGTGCTAGGAATGATACATATAAGAGATATATTGCAAAATAATCTAAGAAATATAGATACAAATTTAGATAATATAGTTCGTAAATTTATCATAGTTCCAGAAAATAGCTCAATATCTAAAATCCTTGTAATGATGAATAAAGATAGAATTTCAGCAGCTCTTGTCGTCGATGAATACGGCGGGACTGCGGGACTTCTAACGATGGAAGATATCATCGAAGAGATTGTAGGTGATATCAACGACGAACACGATGATAAAGACCAAAATTATAAAAAAATCGCCGATGATACATATGAATTTAATGGTAGATTTGAGATTGAATCTGTGGAAGAGATAATGGGAATTTGCTTTGATGAAGAGACAGAGCAGCTCACAATCGGCGGATATGTCTTTAATCTATTTGAGAGACTTCCTATAGTCGGAGATAAGATAGATGATGAAAACTGCATATATGAAGTCACAAAGATGGACGGGGCTAGTATCGGTGCAGTTAAAGTAACGCTTTTAAATTCCAATGATAATGAAGAGGAATTCAACTAA
- a CDS encoding CofH family radical SAM protein, which translates to MLVTQNQSSLSWNSSFSKQKQGNSNETFKLEFPAEIKTQSDIKTGKKLEINGIEYLEFHSSNVEINSAMNSSVSSAVSSATAVSQATTSTATAYGYSVDSKGFMGADFNAAAGLPAEFQIHKSTLDEFVEVSHKNTAWNATLHKNFIAAQQGKITEPSYYKNIDVAANFGAYYAQPQSVVRTSKSTFSTSDLADLPKGFSTNDSAFSANNVSLGVVSNVYKNNYELNKINDLNESLPAGVSGVYIQRLDFSPKTSDMEADDFTFNPDMSVYERDDGLYSIPGAGAEVLSDRVRDIVAPKKCSSQKWLDIHKEAHSIGMKTTATMMFGTVETDTEIIEHLDKIRRLQDETGGFRAFILWSFQSQNTKLKEEYPNIKKQSPNRYLRLLAVSRLFLDNFKNIQSSWVTQGSYVGALALKFGANDLGSTMMEENVVKAAGASFRMSQNEMIEIIKDIGEIPAKRNTNYDILEMF; encoded by the coding sequence ATGCTAGTAACACAAAATCAAAGCTCTTTAAGCTGGAATTCTAGTTTTTCTAAGCAAAAACAAGGGAATTCTAATGAAACTTTCAAACTAGAATTCCCTGCCGAGATAAAAACCCAAAGCGATATAAAAACAGGCAAAAAACTAGAAATAAACGGCATAGAATACCTAGAATTCCATAGCTCAAATGTAGAGATAAATTCAGCTATGAATTCAAGTGTGAGTTCGGCTGTGAGTTCGGCGACTGCTGTCAGTCAAGCAACTACCTCAACCGCTACCGCCTATGGATATAGCGTAGATAGCAAAGGCTTTATGGGAGCGGATTTTAACGCGGCCGCTGGTTTGCCAGCTGAGTTTCAAATTCACAAAAGCACACTAGATGAGTTTGTAGAAGTCTCGCATAAAAACACTGCTTGGAACGCCACTTTACACAAAAACTTCATAGCAGCACAGCAGGGTAAAATCACAGAACCTAGCTACTACAAAAACATAGATGTAGCAGCAAATTTTGGGGCTTATTATGCGCAGCCCCAAAGCGTGGTTCGCACTAGCAAAAGCACTTTTAGCACAAGTGATTTGGCAGATTTGCCAAAAGGTTTTAGCACTAATGATAGTGCTTTTAGTGCGAACAATGTATCTCTAGGTGTTGTTAGTAATGTTTATAAAAATAATTATGAGCTAAATAAAATCAATGATTTAAATGAAAGTCTGCCTGCTGGGGTAAGTGGGGTTTATATCCAAAGGCTTGATTTTTCGCCTAAGACGAGCGATATGGAAGCTGATGATTTTACATTTAACCCCGATATGAGCGTGTATGAGCGTGATGATGGGCTTTATAGTATCCCAGGAGCTGGTGCTGAGGTGCTAAGTGATAGAGTAAGAGATATAGTCGCACCTAAAAAATGCAGTAGCCAAAAATGGCTTGATATCCATAAAGAAGCTCACTCTATAGGTATGAAAACTACGGCTACGATGATGTTTGGGACGGTTGAAACTGACACTGAGATAATAGAACACTTGGATAAAATCAGACGTCTTCAAGATGAAACAGGTGGCTTTAGAGCTTTTATACTTTGGAGTTTTCAGTCACAAAACACTAAATTAAAAGAAGAGTATCCAAATATCAAAAAACAATCGCCAAATAGATACTTAAGACTGCTTGCAGTTTCAAGACTATTTTTAGATAATTTTAAAAATATACAAAGTAGCTGGGTGACTCAAGGCAGTTATGTTGGGGCGCTTGCATTAAAATTTGGAGCAAATGATCTAGGTAGCACTATGATGGAAGAAAACGTCGTCAAAGCAGCCGGAGCAAGCTTTAGAATGAGCCAAAATGAGATGATAGAAATCATCAAAGATATAGGCGAAATTCCTGCTAAACGTAACACAAACTATGATATTTTGGAGATGTTTTAG
- a CDS encoding M48 family metallopeptidase codes for MKKRSFAILVVGLLIFGGCFYSSTKPSVAQSSNSQLFLISKSEIDNAATQAYIVALNEAKAKNTLNKNVAQTKRVREISNRLIKQVGVFRDDALKWDWQVNVINEDTINAWCMPGGKIVVYSGIIEKLSLSDDELAAIIGHEISHALREHSREKASIDLAKNAALSIGASVLGLGQEGANLANLATKYTITLPFSRSNESEADAMGTELMARAGFDPNAAIKLWQKMAKQNANTPLEIASTHPSNDTRIRDLKQIVAKVEPLYKNAKKQ; via the coding sequence ATGAAAAAACGCTCTTTTGCCATTTTAGTAGTAGGTCTGCTTATTTTTGGAGGCTGTTTTTATAGCTCTACAAAGCCTTCTGTTGCTCAAAGTAGCAACTCTCAACTATTTTTAATAAGCAAATCAGAGATAGATAATGCAGCCACACAAGCTTACATAGTAGCTTTAAATGAGGCAAAAGCCAAAAATACATTAAATAAAAATGTAGCTCAAACAAAAAGAGTAAGAGAGATATCAAATCGCCTTATAAAGCAAGTCGGCGTTTTTAGAGATGATGCTTTGAAATGGGACTGGCAAGTCAATGTAATAAATGAAGATACTATAAATGCTTGGTGTATGCCAGGAGGAAAGATAGTTGTTTATAGCGGAATAATAGAAAAGCTAAGCCTAAGCGACGATGAACTAGCCGCCATAATCGGACACGAAATTTCTCACGCTCTAAGAGAGCATAGCAGAGAAAAAGCAAGTATAGATCTAGCCAAAAACGCCGCTTTATCAATAGGTGCTAGTGTGCTTGGACTTGGGCAAGAAGGAGCGAATTTAGCAAATTTAGCGACAAAATATACAATAACTCTTCCATTTTCTCGCTCAAACGAAAGCGAAGCAGATGCTATGGGAACAGAGCTAATGGCAAGAGCAGGATTTGATCCAAACGCTGCTATAAAACTATGGCAAAAAATGGCAAAGCAAAACGCAAATACGCCTCTTGAGATAGCTTCTACTCACCCATCAAACGACACTAGAATACGAGATCTTAAACAAATAGTCGCAAAAGTAGAACCATTATACAAAAATGCTAAAAAGCAATAA
- a CDS encoding acyltransferase, whose translation MQKHIIENGNVIYAYESLDKILNNSNIKFNGKNNILFLCSGAKIDNSNIEFVNDNSLVFICSTNLIKTNISLHYNSICYIGNYSYFNPYGMRYLALAEGQNIIFGDGCLFSTHIEFHTLDWHLIYDNDTNLRVNLSKSIYLGDHVWIGIDALILKGSIIHSGAIIGARSVSTKQYYSNTVNVGNPAREIKSNLFWDAKCPKSYTKEQTLKHSNIPNDDFKYTYNQNEFLSPKAIEAKLDSLNTAQEKLEFVYDAIYMNKNKNRFAYFKDMPYDIPLPKYESKFKLLKFEEIQPTSSQPATPQPTPQEQISSLK comes from the coding sequence ATGCAAAAACATATAATAGAAAATGGAAATGTGATTTATGCTTATGAATCTTTGGATAAAATTTTAAATAATTCAAATATCAAATTTAATGGTAAGAATAATATTTTATTTTTATGCAGCGGTGCTAAAATCGATAATTCTAATATTGAATTTGTCAATGATAATTCACTAGTGTTTATATGTTCAACTAATTTAATCAAAACAAACATTTCTTTGCATTATAATAGTATTTGTTATATTGGAAATTACTCATATTTTAATCCATATGGAATGCGATATTTGGCCCTAGCTGAAGGGCAAAATATTATATTTGGAGATGGATGTTTATTCTCTACTCATATAGAATTTCATACACTTGATTGGCATTTAATATATGATAACGATACGAATTTAAGAGTAAATTTATCAAAATCTATCTATTTAGGAGACCATGTGTGGATTGGTATAGATGCTTTGATATTAAAAGGCTCTATAATCCATTCCGGTGCGATCATCGGCGCTAGAAGTGTATCTACAAAGCAATATTATTCTAATACTGTAAATGTGGGTAATCCGGCAAGGGAGATAAAATCAAATTTGTTTTGGGATGCGAAATGTCCGAAGAGTTATACAAAAGAACAAACCCTAAAACACTCAAATATCCCAAATGATGATTTCAAATACACCTACAACCAAAACGAATTCCTATCACCAAAAGCAATTGAAGCCAAGCTAGACTCCCTAAATACAGCACAAGAGAAATTAGAATTTGTATATGACGCAATCTATATGAATAAAAACAAAAATCGCTTTGCTTACTTCAAAGATATGCCTTACGATATCCCTTTACCAAAATACGAAAGCAAATTTAAACTTTTAAAATTTGAAGAGATACAGCCCACATCGTCACAACCCGCCACACCACAACCAACCCCACAAGAGCAGATAAGCTCACTCAAATAA
- a CDS encoding bacteriohemerythrin, translated as MIPIWDAKYSINNDEIDAQHKKLFELARKAYIYANKNISKDDMKGIIGEFFEYMKEHFSKEELYMEQIGYPRLEEHSKIHKDIINSMSNLIRTTKNINDMKENLVVIAERWLIEHILQNDVKIEEWRRLKAINIQKDLKKDDIKYEYVCGCQNKIHNISKTIHDRILQGKKYSCSICNQLIKIKDR; from the coding sequence ATGATTCCTATATGGGATGCAAAGTATAGCATTAATAATGACGAGATAGACGCGCAACACAAAAAATTGTTCGAATTAGCAAGAAAAGCCTATATATACGCGAACAAAAATATCTCAAAAGATGATATGAAGGGTATTATAGGCGAATTCTTTGAGTATATGAAAGAACATTTTAGCAAAGAAGAGCTATATATGGAACAAATAGGCTATCCAAGACTAGAAGAGCACTCTAAGATCCATAAAGACATTATAAATAGTATGTCAAATTTGATACGCACTACAAAAAATATCAATGATATGAAAGAAAATTTAGTCGTAATAGCTGAAAGATGGCTAATTGAACACATACTTCAAAATGATGTTAAAATAGAAGAATGGAGACGTTTAAAAGCCATAAATATACAAAAAGATCTGAAAAAAGATGACATAAAGTATGAATACGTCTGTGGCTGCCAAAATAAAATACACAATATATCAAAAACCATACATGATAGAATACTGCAAGGTAAAAAATATTCATGTTCTATATGCAACCAACTCATAAAAATAAAAGACCGATAA